A single window of Sparus aurata chromosome 12, fSpaAur1.1, whole genome shotgun sequence DNA harbors:
- the LOC115592376 gene encoding piggyBac transposable element-derived protein 4-like isoform X2, producing MSSDKGKYSGEEALALTFLANVALEDSFSDDDSLLQPEQSDSSEDEHEHPGPSTCGSQGASAPPPPPLLTPTKPRGQPLKRTAKRTPERKAKRQRSLPAALVEEEGESEEYEPPRPSGSQRGSRRPSPPPPTPARPQDGERWHNREEGDQKPDPLRFTPARDPGPTFDITATWTPLALFQLFFSASVVRTIIDNTNTNAARRIEAGSKFTWKTLTVKEFYMLLCVVVFTGLVHVHHRGDYWRKQWPYNFHFPHEKMSRDRFETILWSLHLSNPKQDVDNDRKRNTPDYDRLFKIKPLYTDIVAACKAHFQPSQNICIDERMVASKARISMKQYMRNKPTKWGYKLFVLADSATGYTWNFSVYTGKSDRSNVSPARDLSYSSVVDLLPYSLLGGGYILYVDNFYTSPALFTDLHQKHIACCGTIRRNRVGFPQTSANDFPKRPERGDMRWIRRGKLLFVKWMDTREVTLCSTLHQTFSGKTVQRKVKEGGVWSTKAVPVPDAVVDYNKSMGGVDLSDALIGYYTVRHKTMEWYKTFFYHFVDIAIVNSFLLQKELCRMKSLPVLTQKAFREQLATEMLAFAEGSSSTSAPASSSTPAPASSCMPRYYSTDASQSRRYCKRCQNAGIKRVKTPIYCRKCNVPLCLTAKKNCFEQWHDELPNA from the exons ATGTCAAGTGATAAGGGCAAATACAGCGGAGAAGAAGCTTTGGCGTTGACGTTTTTGGCAAACGTTGCTCTTGAGGACTCGTTTTCTGACGACGACAGCCTGCTACAGCCGGAGCAATCTGATTCAAG TGAGGATGAACATGAGCACCCAGGGCCCTCTACCTGTGGCTCCCAAGGTGCTTctgctccccctccccctccccttctcACTCCAACCAAGCCACGTGGCCAGCCATTGAAGAGGACAGCAAAGAGAACACCAGAGAGGAAGGCAAAGCGTCAACGAAGTCTGcctgctgctctggtggaagaggaaggagaaag CGAGGAATATGAGCCTCCAAGGCCCTCTGGCTCACAACGCGGTTCTCGGcgtccctctcctcctcccccgaCTCCAGCCCGGCCACAGGATGGAGAGAGGTGGCACAACCGAGAGGAGGGAGACCAAAAACCCGACCCCCTCAGGTTCACGCCTGCCCGGGACCCCGGTCCCACTTTCGACATTACCGCAACGTGGACCCCTCTGGCACTCTTCCAGTTGTTTTTTAGTGCGTCCGTTGTCAGGACCATTATCGACAACACCAATACCAACGCAGCCAGGAGGATTGAAGCTGGCAGCAAGTTCACGTGGAAGACTCTGACGGTGAAAGAATTCTACATGTTGTTGTGCGTCGTTGTCTTCACCGGCCTCGTGCACGTCCACCACAGAGGAGACTATTGGAGGAAACAGTGGCCGTATAACTTTCACTTCCCACACGAGAAGATGTCCCGCGACCGGTTTGAAACAATTTTGTGGTCGCTGCACCTCAGCAACCCCAAACAAGATGTGGACAACGATCGCAAAAGAAACACTCCGGATTACGATCggctcttcaaaataaaacccctGTACACCGACATTGTGGCGGCCTGCAAGGCTCATTTCCAGCCTTCTCAAAACATCTGTATTGACGAGAGAATGGTGGCGTCGAAGGCTCGGATCAGCATGAAGCAGTACATGAGGAACAAGCCTACTAAGTGGGGCTACAAACTGTTTGTCCTCGCTGACTCTGCGACAGGCTACACGTGGAACTTTTCTGTGTACACGGGGAAGAGTGACAGGAGTAACGTCAGCCCAGCTCGTGATCTGAGCTATTCCTCCGTTGTGGACTTGCTGCCTTATTCCCTGCTTGGCGGTGGCTACATTTTATATGTAGACAACTTTTACACCAGTCCTGCCCTCTTCAcggatctgcaccaaaaacACATCGCCTGCTGTGGGACCATAAGGAGGAACCGGGTCGGATTCCCACAAACGTCCGCCAACGACTTCCCGAAAAGGCCAGAGCGGGGGGACATGCGCTGGATCAGGAGAGGCAAACTGCTGTTTGTGAAGTGGATGGACACTAGGGAGGTGACGCTGTGCTCCACACTCCACCAGACTTTCAGTGGGAAGACTGTTCAGCGCAAGGTGAAGGAGGGCGGGGTGTGGAGCACAAAGGCAGTGCCTGTGCCTGATGCAGTTGTGGACTATAATAAGAGCATGGGCGGTGTTGATCTGTCCGATGCTCTTATCGGATATTACACCGTACGCCACAAGACTATGGAGTGGTACAAGACTTTCTTCTACCATTTCGTGGACATAGCTATCGTCAACAGTTTCCTGCTGCAGAAGGAGTTGTGCAGGATGAAGTCTCTTCCTGTTCTGACTCAGAAGGCCTTCAGAGAGCAGCTTGCAACTGAAATGCTGGCCTTTGCTGAAGGCTCGTCCTCCACGTCTGCTCCAGCGTCGTCCTCCACGCCTGCTCCAGCGTCATCCTGCATGCCGCGTTATTACAGTACGGACGCGAGTCAAAGTAGGAGGTACTGTAAGAGGTGCCAGAACGCCGGCATAAAGAGGGTGAAAACTCCCATTTATTGCAGGAAATGCAATGTCCCCCTGTGCCTCACCGCAAAAAAGAACTGTTTTGAGCAGTGGCACGACGAGCTGCCAAATGCTTGA
- the LOC115592376 gene encoding piggyBac transposable element-derived protein 4-like isoform X1 has product MSSDKGKYSGEEALALTFLANVALEDSFSDDDSLLQPEQSDSSSEDEHEHPGPSTCGSQGASAPPPPPLLTPTKPRGQPLKRTAKRTPERKAKRQRSLPAALVEEEGESEEYEPPRPSGSQRGSRRPSPPPPTPARPQDGERWHNREEGDQKPDPLRFTPARDPGPTFDITATWTPLALFQLFFSASVVRTIIDNTNTNAARRIEAGSKFTWKTLTVKEFYMLLCVVVFTGLVHVHHRGDYWRKQWPYNFHFPHEKMSRDRFETILWSLHLSNPKQDVDNDRKRNTPDYDRLFKIKPLYTDIVAACKAHFQPSQNICIDERMVASKARISMKQYMRNKPTKWGYKLFVLADSATGYTWNFSVYTGKSDRSNVSPARDLSYSSVVDLLPYSLLGGGYILYVDNFYTSPALFTDLHQKHIACCGTIRRNRVGFPQTSANDFPKRPERGDMRWIRRGKLLFVKWMDTREVTLCSTLHQTFSGKTVQRKVKEGGVWSTKAVPVPDAVVDYNKSMGGVDLSDALIGYYTVRHKTMEWYKTFFYHFVDIAIVNSFLLQKELCRMKSLPVLTQKAFREQLATEMLAFAEGSSSTSAPASSSTPAPASSCMPRYYSTDASQSRRYCKRCQNAGIKRVKTPIYCRKCNVPLCLTAKKNCFEQWHDELPNA; this is encoded by the exons ATGTCAAGTGATAAGGGCAAATACAGCGGAGAAGAAGCTTTGGCGTTGACGTTTTTGGCAAACGTTGCTCTTGAGGACTCGTTTTCTGACGACGACAGCCTGCTACAGCCGGAGCAATCTGATTCAAG caGTGAGGATGAACATGAGCACCCAGGGCCCTCTACCTGTGGCTCCCAAGGTGCTTctgctccccctccccctccccttctcACTCCAACCAAGCCACGTGGCCAGCCATTGAAGAGGACAGCAAAGAGAACACCAGAGAGGAAGGCAAAGCGTCAACGAAGTCTGcctgctgctctggtggaagaggaaggagaaag CGAGGAATATGAGCCTCCAAGGCCCTCTGGCTCACAACGCGGTTCTCGGcgtccctctcctcctcccccgaCTCCAGCCCGGCCACAGGATGGAGAGAGGTGGCACAACCGAGAGGAGGGAGACCAAAAACCCGACCCCCTCAGGTTCACGCCTGCCCGGGACCCCGGTCCCACTTTCGACATTACCGCAACGTGGACCCCTCTGGCACTCTTCCAGTTGTTTTTTAGTGCGTCCGTTGTCAGGACCATTATCGACAACACCAATACCAACGCAGCCAGGAGGATTGAAGCTGGCAGCAAGTTCACGTGGAAGACTCTGACGGTGAAAGAATTCTACATGTTGTTGTGCGTCGTTGTCTTCACCGGCCTCGTGCACGTCCACCACAGAGGAGACTATTGGAGGAAACAGTGGCCGTATAACTTTCACTTCCCACACGAGAAGATGTCCCGCGACCGGTTTGAAACAATTTTGTGGTCGCTGCACCTCAGCAACCCCAAACAAGATGTGGACAACGATCGCAAAAGAAACACTCCGGATTACGATCggctcttcaaaataaaacccctGTACACCGACATTGTGGCGGCCTGCAAGGCTCATTTCCAGCCTTCTCAAAACATCTGTATTGACGAGAGAATGGTGGCGTCGAAGGCTCGGATCAGCATGAAGCAGTACATGAGGAACAAGCCTACTAAGTGGGGCTACAAACTGTTTGTCCTCGCTGACTCTGCGACAGGCTACACGTGGAACTTTTCTGTGTACACGGGGAAGAGTGACAGGAGTAACGTCAGCCCAGCTCGTGATCTGAGCTATTCCTCCGTTGTGGACTTGCTGCCTTATTCCCTGCTTGGCGGTGGCTACATTTTATATGTAGACAACTTTTACACCAGTCCTGCCCTCTTCAcggatctgcaccaaaaacACATCGCCTGCTGTGGGACCATAAGGAGGAACCGGGTCGGATTCCCACAAACGTCCGCCAACGACTTCCCGAAAAGGCCAGAGCGGGGGGACATGCGCTGGATCAGGAGAGGCAAACTGCTGTTTGTGAAGTGGATGGACACTAGGGAGGTGACGCTGTGCTCCACACTCCACCAGACTTTCAGTGGGAAGACTGTTCAGCGCAAGGTGAAGGAGGGCGGGGTGTGGAGCACAAAGGCAGTGCCTGTGCCTGATGCAGTTGTGGACTATAATAAGAGCATGGGCGGTGTTGATCTGTCCGATGCTCTTATCGGATATTACACCGTACGCCACAAGACTATGGAGTGGTACAAGACTTTCTTCTACCATTTCGTGGACATAGCTATCGTCAACAGTTTCCTGCTGCAGAAGGAGTTGTGCAGGATGAAGTCTCTTCCTGTTCTGACTCAGAAGGCCTTCAGAGAGCAGCTTGCAACTGAAATGCTGGCCTTTGCTGAAGGCTCGTCCTCCACGTCTGCTCCAGCGTCGTCCTCCACGCCTGCTCCAGCGTCATCCTGCATGCCGCGTTATTACAGTACGGACGCGAGTCAAAGTAGGAGGTACTGTAAGAGGTGCCAGAACGCCGGCATAAAGAGGGTGAAAACTCCCATTTATTGCAGGAAATGCAATGTCCCCCTGTGCCTCACCGCAAAAAAGAACTGTTTTGAGCAGTGGCACGACGAGCTGCCAAATGCTTGA